TCGCAACACGCCCTAGGGCGAAACACGCCCTGGCAGCACTCCACAGCCACCACACAGGTGTCGGCACACCTGTGGCGACCGAGGGACAGCATGGGCAGACCTTCCCGGCTCGGGGACGAGGACAGATCCGACTACGGACGCGCGCTCGACGAGGTGATCGCCTCTCCGGAGATCCAGCGCCTGCTCGAACGCTCAAGGGTCCCCGGCGGCCGGCTGCGCGTCCGGGGCCTGGCGGCCGTGGCACGCACGACGTCCGCCGCCGACGCCGAGTACCGGCGGTACGCGGCGCTGCGGCGGCGGGCCCGGGGCGGCCGGCAGGACCCCGGGGTGTCGGCGCTGTCCGGTCCGGGGGATCAGGAGCGGCCGGGGGCCGGGGTGCTGGCGGTGCTCGGGGTGCTGACGCCCGTCCTCGCGGCGGTGGCCGCGGCGGTCTTCCTGCTGCTGGGTTACGGCCTGCGGCTCGCCGAGGCGCTGCCCGCCCTGGCGGGCACCCTCGTCGGCGTCGGCTGGTTCAGCCTGGTGGTCGCGGCGGTCACCGCCCTGGTCAGCGTCGTCGCCCTCTACCGCACGGCGGCGAAGCAGTCGGCGGACGGCGCGGTGGCCGTGCCCGACCGGTTCCCGGCCGTCGAGGACGCCCGTGAGGTGTGGCTCGCGGCGCTGCGCGACCGGGGGATCAGGCCGTTCCTCCTCCAGGAGCTGGCCGCTGCGGCGACGCCCACGCCGGACGCGGGCGAGGGCCACGGCTCGCGCTTCAGCTCACCGGCGTTCGCGGGGCCCGACTTCTCCGGTCCGGGGTTCGACGGATCCGGCGGGACCGCACCCCGGCCGCCCGGACCAGCAAGGCCATGACCCGGGTGTCCTCGCCCATCTCCGGGTGCCACTGGACGCCGAGCACCAGGCTCGCGTGCCCGGGGAGTTCCAGGGCCTCCACGGTCCCGTCGGGTGCGTGGGCGGAGGCGACCAGGCCGCCGCCGAGCCGGTCGACCGCCTGGTGGTGGTAGGCGGGCACCACGGCGGTCTCCGGGACGGCGTCCGCGTACGCGGTGCCGGGCACGGGGGTCACCGGGTGGCTGCCGAAGACGCCGGTGCCGCCGGTGTGGTCGTCCAGGTGCTGGTGCAGGGTGCCGCCGAGGGCGACGTTCAGCAGCTGCATGCCCCGGCAGATGCCGAGCAGCGGCACCTCCCCTTCGATCGCCGCGCGGATCAACGCCAGCTCCCAGGCGTCGCGTTCGCGGGCCGGGGGGCCGGTACGGGGATCGGCGACCGCCCCGTAGCGCGCCGGTTCGACATCCGCTCCCCCGGCGATCACCAGCCCGTCCAGGGCGGCGACGGTGTCCCGGGCCGCGTCCCGCGCGTCGTCGGGCGGCAGCAGCACGGCGAGCCCGCCCGCCGCCCGGACGAGGCGGGGATAGCCGGCGGGCAGCAGCACCGCGGGCATCTCCCACACGCCCCAGCGGGCCTGGTCCTGGTAGGTGCTGATGCCGATGACGGGCCGGGACATGGAACGGGCTCCTTCGGGTCGGGTGATCACGCGGTCGCTGTCAGGGTGCGGGCTCCCGCCCCGTACGCCTCGGAGAGGCGGGAGCCCGTCGCCCGGGCCGGCCGTCTCAGTCGCGGGCGAGTTCCGCCTCGGCCGCCGCCAGTGCGGCGAACTCCTCCTCCGGGGCCCCCGCGACCAGCCGGTGACGGCTGTAGAACGCGAAGTAGGCCAGCGCCACCGCGTACACGCCGAGCGCGATGAACGCCGCGTCGCGGTCCACCAGGAAGGTCGCCACCAGGGCCGAGCATGCCAGAACGAAGGCCACGGAGGAGGTGAGCGCGCCGCCGGGGGTGCGGTACGGCCGCGGCAGCTCCGGTTCGCGGCGGCGCAGCACCAGGTGGGAGAGGGCCATGAGGGCGTAGCTGATCGTGGCGCCGAAGACGGCGACGTTGAGCATCCGGCCGCCGTTGCCGCTCCAGGCGGCGAGCGCGAACCCGATGACTCCGGGGATCAGCAGGCCGGGGTAGGGGGACTTGCGCCGGTTGGTCAGCGAGAGGAAGCGCGGCAGGTAGCCGGCCCGGGAGAGGGCGAACAGCTGGCGGGATCCGGCGAAGATCAGGGAGAAGAAGGAGGCCACCAGGCCCGCGAGGCCCGCGTAGTTGACGAAGCGGCTCAGCGCGGTGGGCTCGCCGGTGCCCTGGAGGGCCACCACGAGCGGGTTCCCGGCCTCCTTGATGGCGTTGGCCCCTTGGGCGCCGGTGGCGGAGACGAAGGTGATGACGGCGAGGAAGACCAGTACGACGAGCGAGATGGCCAGGGCTTTCGGCATCGAGCGGACCGGGTCCTTGGCCTCCTCCGCGGCGAGCGGTACGCCTTCCACGCCGAGGAAGAACCACATGCCGAAGGGGAAGGCGGCCCAGATCCCGAGGAGGCCGAAGGGCAGCCAGGAGGAGGAGCCGAAGGCGGAGGCGTCCGCCGGGATGTCGTTGAGGCGGCCCGCGTCGAACTCGGTGAACGCGCCGACGGCGAAGATCAGCAGTGCGGCCACCGCGATGGCGGTCACCACCAGGCTGAAGCGGAGCGCCTCGCCGACGCCCCAGAGGTGGATGCCGATGAAGATCGCGAAACAGGCGAGGTAGACGGGCCAGCCCGAGGTGAGGCCGAAGAGGCCGAGCGATTCGACGTAGTCACCGATGAACAGCGCGATCGCGGCGGGCGCGAGGATGTACTCGATGAGGATCGCCGTGCCGGTGAGGAAGCCGCCCCAGGTCCCGAGCGCCCGCCGGGCGAAGCCGTAACCGCCGCCCGCCGTGGGCAGGATGGCGGAGAGTTCGGCCAACGCGAAGACCAGGCAGGCGTACATGACCCCCATCAGGACCATGGCCGCGGCGAGTCCGCCGAAGCCGCCCTTGGACAGGCCGATGTTCCAGCCGGAGAAGTCGCCGGAGACGACGTAGGCGACGCCGAGCCCGGTCAGCAGGAGCCAGCCGGCGCTGCCCCGGCGCAGGGTCCTGCGGTGCAGATACGCGTCCGTGCCGGACACCCCCGGGCTCGCGTCACCGGGTGGTCCGGCGGGTGTTTCGGTTCCCTGAGCCATGAGGCGCTCCAGATGTGTGGGTCTACGTCATCGTCGGCACTGCTTCGATCAAAGGTTCGTCGGCACACCTTTGTGGAACGGGAGAGCGAATGGCAAGGGGCGTGCGTTAAAGAGGGGTTACGGATTCGACGCCCCGCCCACCCCGCGGGGCCCGGGTCCGGGTCCGGGCCTCACGCTCAGGCGAGGAAGCCGCGCAGCAGGGCCGCCGTGCCTCCGCAGTGCTCGCGCATCATCTCGCGGGCCGCGTCCGCGTCCCGGTCGAGCACCGCCTCGACGACGGCCGCGTGCTGCTGCTGGGAGTGCTCCAGGTTGCGCACCAGCAGCGGGATGCAGTCGAGCAGTTCGTTGAGGGTGGCCCGGACCGCGGCGTACTGGGCGGCGAGCGTGCGGGAGCCGGAGAGTTCGGCGAGCGTGAGGTGGAGCAGGGTGTCCTGACGGCGGTAGTCCTCCAGCCTGGCCCCCTGCGTCGCGTCGAGCGCGGCCCGCAGCCCGGCCCCGCCGTCCGCCGTGAGCCCTTCGGCGCACAGGCCCGCGGCTCCGGCCTCCAGCACCTCGCGGAAGCGCAGGGTGTCCTCCACGTCGACGGCGGCGATGCGGCGGCGCAGTTCGTCGCTGCCGTCGGGGGCGGCGGTGCGCGGCAGGACGAACGTTCCTCCGTAGCGGCCCCGGCGGCTCTCGACCATGCCCTGGTCCTGGAGGACCTTGAGGACCTCGCGCAGCGTCACCCTGCTGATCCTCAGGTGCTGGGACAACTCGCGTTCGGAGGGCAGCCGTTCGCCGGGCGGGACCAGCCCCAGGCGCAGCAGCTGGAGGACCTGCTCCAGCGCCTCCTCGAAGCCGTTGCCCGCGCGGACGGGCCGCAGCACGGAGTCCAGCCGGTCGGTCGCGGCGCCGCCCCCGGTCGCGGTCACGGTCGCGCCGGCCACCGCCGCCCCATCGGTTACGGACGTACGCACCACTTCTGCCCCTCCCGCCACTTCTGCCGCTCCTGCCGCTCCTGCCGCCGGACGGGTGTCGTCCGCTCTTCTCCTCGTACCCACGGGCGGATCCCCTTCCCAAGCAATGGTCCTCTGCCATACCTTAAGCCTCTCGGTTCACCCAAGGAGGCATCCCGTGGCAGACCGCACACCCCCGCTCGGCGTCGACGAGCTCCGCTCCCGGGTCGCGGACGGGTCGATAGACACCGTGGTGCTGGCCTTCCCGGACATGCAGGGCCGCCTCCAGGGGAAGCGGTTCTCGGCCGGGTTCTTCCTCGACGAGGTGCTGGAGCACGGCACCGAGGGCTGCAACTACCTCCTGGCCGTGGACACCGAGATGCGGACCGTCGACGGCTACGCGATGTCCTCGTGGGAGAACGGCTACGGTGACTTCGGCATGGTCCCCGACCCCGCCACCCTGCGCCCCGTCCCCTGGCACGAGGGGACCGCGCTGCTGATCGCGGATCTCGCCTGGCACGACGGCAGTCCGGTCGTCGCCGCCCCGCGTCAGATCCTGCGCCGCCAGCTCGACCGGCTGGCGGAGCTCGGCTGCACCGCCCAGGTGGGCACGGAGCTGGAGTTCATCGTCTTCCGGGACAGCTACGAGGAGGCCTGGGACCGCGACTACCGCGGG
The nucleotide sequence above comes from Streptomyces sp. NBC_01116. Encoded proteins:
- a CDS encoding FadR/GntR family transcriptional regulator; the encoded protein is MAGATVTATGGGAATDRLDSVLRPVRAGNGFEEALEQVLQLLRLGLVPPGERLPSERELSQHLRISRVTLREVLKVLQDQGMVESRRGRYGGTFVLPRTAAPDGSDELRRRIAAVDVEDTLRFREVLEAGAAGLCAEGLTADGGAGLRAALDATQGARLEDYRRQDTLLHLTLAELSGSRTLAAQYAAVRATLNELLDCIPLLVRNLEHSQQQHAAVVEAVLDRDADAAREMMREHCGGTAALLRGFLA
- a CDS encoding gamma-glutamyl-gamma-aminobutyrate hydrolase family protein; the encoded protein is MSRPVIGISTYQDQARWGVWEMPAVLLPAGYPRLVRAAGGLAVLLPPDDARDAARDTVAALDGLVIAGGADVEPARYGAVADPRTGPPARERDAWELALIRAAIEGEVPLLGICRGMQLLNVALGGTLHQHLDDHTGGTGVFGSHPVTPVPGTAYADAVPETAVVPAYHHQAVDRLGGGLVASAHAPDGTVEALELPGHASLVLGVQWHPEMGEDTRVMALLVRAAGVRSRRIRRTPDRRSRAPRTPVS
- the eat gene encoding ethanolamine permease; this translates as MAQGTETPAGPPGDASPGVSGTDAYLHRRTLRRGSAGWLLLTGLGVAYVVSGDFSGWNIGLSKGGFGGLAAAMVLMGVMYACLVFALAELSAILPTAGGGYGFARRALGTWGGFLTGTAILIEYILAPAAIALFIGDYVESLGLFGLTSGWPVYLACFAIFIGIHLWGVGEALRFSLVVTAIAVAALLIFAVGAFTEFDAGRLNDIPADASAFGSSSWLPFGLLGIWAAFPFGMWFFLGVEGVPLAAEEAKDPVRSMPKALAISLVVLVFLAVITFVSATGAQGANAIKEAGNPLVVALQGTGEPTALSRFVNYAGLAGLVASFFSLIFAGSRQLFALSRAGYLPRFLSLTNRRKSPYPGLLIPGVIGFALAAWSGNGGRMLNVAVFGATISYALMALSHLVLRRREPELPRPYRTPGGALTSSVAFVLACSALVATFLVDRDAAFIALGVYAVALAYFAFYSRHRLVAGAPEEEFAALAAAEAELARD